The following coding sequences lie in one Thermosulfuriphilus ammonigenes genomic window:
- a CDS encoding Gfo/Idh/MocA family oxidoreductase — MIGVIGAGYWGKNLVRNFYSLGVLSAVCDKDWENLSRVRQNFPEIKTTTSYTDILSNPNIKGVAIATPAELHYLHVKEALLAGKDVFVEKPLALDFTQARELCELAASRGLILMVGHLLQYHPAFQKLKEMVASGELGRIDYIYSNRLNLGKIRREENILWSFAPHDISMILSLAGEMPESVFATGGNYLHRQIADVTTTHLVFPSGLKAHIFVSWLHPFKEQKLVVVGEGKMAVFNDTEPWERKLLLYHHSIAWKNGLPVPIKSEPQSIEIVKAEPLREECRHFLDCITSRKSPLTDGQEGLRVLSILAAAQESLEEGKFIHLRTNGSNKGYFVHETAVVDRGVEIGEGSKIWHFSHILRGSRIGEGCIIGQNVMIGPDVSVGRKCKIQNNVSVYKGVTLEDEVFVGPSAVFTNVINPRAFIERKDEFRPTLVKRGATIGANATIVCGITIGEYAMVGAGAVVTKDVPPHALVVGVPARQIGWVCCCGFRMDNGKQRCPQCGFEMGAKVLEGGQR; from the coding sequence TTGATTGGTGTCATTGGTGCGGGTTACTGGGGTAAAAATCTGGTGCGTAATTTTTATTCCTTAGGGGTTTTGAGCGCGGTCTGTGACAAGGATTGGGAAAACCTTTCCCGGGTGCGGCAGAACTTTCCGGAGATAAAAACCACCACTTCTTACACGGATATTCTCTCCAACCCCAACATAAAAGGGGTGGCCATTGCCACCCCGGCAGAACTTCACTATCTCCACGTAAAGGAGGCCCTGCTTGCTGGTAAGGATGTTTTTGTAGAAAAACCCCTGGCTCTAGACTTCACTCAGGCCAGGGAACTTTGTGAGTTGGCTGCCTCAAGGGGGCTCATCCTTATGGTTGGGCACCTGCTTCAGTATCACCCGGCTTTTCAGAAACTTAAAGAAATGGTCGCTTCTGGAGAGCTGGGGCGGATTGACTACATCTATTCTAATAGACTTAACCTCGGCAAGATTAGGCGAGAGGAAAACATCCTTTGGAGTTTTGCCCCCCACGACATCTCAATGATTCTCTCCTTGGCTGGAGAGATGCCCGAGTCAGTTTTTGCCACCGGGGGCAATTATCTTCATCGGCAGATTGCCGACGTAACCACCACTCACCTCGTCTTTCCCAGTGGGCTAAAGGCCCATATTTTCGTGTCGTGGCTTCATCCCTTCAAGGAACAGAAGCTGGTAGTGGTTGGTGAGGGGAAAATGGCCGTTTTTAATGATACCGAGCCATGGGAACGCAAACTTCTTCTTTATCATCACTCTATTGCCTGGAAAAATGGTCTTCCCGTACCTATAAAGTCGGAACCCCAGAGCATTGAGATAGTAAAGGCCGAACCTTTAAGGGAGGAATGTCGTCATTTTCTGGATTGTATTACCTCCAGAAAGTCGCCCCTTACCGATGGCCAGGAGGGGCTCCGGGTTCTTTCTATCCTGGCCGCGGCCCAGGAGTCATTGGAGGAAGGAAAGTTCATCCATCTACGCACCAATGGATCAAATAAGGGCTATTTTGTTCATGAAACGGCTGTAGTGGATCGGGGAGTGGAAATAGGCGAGGGCAGTAAGATCTGGCACTTCTCCCACATCCTTCGAGGGAGCCGGATAGGTGAAGGATGCATTATCGGACAGAATGTGATGATCGGCCCAGATGTTTCAGTGGGTCGGAAATGTAAGATCCAAAATAACGTTTCTGTTTACAAAGGGGTGACTCTTGAAGACGAAGTCTTCGTTGGCCCTTCGGCTGTTTTTACCAATGTTATCAACCCCCGGGCCTTTATTGAACGCAAGGATGAATTTCGTCCCACTCTAGTTAAGAGGGGGGCCACCATAGGGGCCAACGCCACCATTGTGTGTGGAATAACAATTGGTGAGTATGCCATGGTGGGGGCCGGGGCAGTGGTTACTAAAGACGTTCCCCCTCACGCCCTGGTAGTAGGGGTGCCGGCCCGACAGATAGGCTGGGTGTGCTGCTGTGGTTTTCGTATGGACAATGGAAAGCAAAGGTGTCCACAGTGTGGGTTTGAGATGGGAGCCAAAGTGCTCGAGGGAGGCCAAAGGTGA
- a CDS encoding tetratricopeptide repeat protein, translating to MAGKGQSKPRVSLCMIVKDEEENLPRCLESVKNVVDEIVIVDTGSQDRTPEIAKSYGARVFFHPWQNDFSLHRNQSISYATGDWILIMDADEELDALSARRFRKTLASIPKGIKSLRFTVVDKSRSGELRMAMKSVRMFTNDGTFHYEGFVHNQLVGDGPTADVDLTIYHYGYDLDEAGLEKKFQRTAGLLHKQLEEEPDNLFTLFNLVNIYNMCRRPAGATEYGERLIELLEKKKKFPPVYINAFYATAAAYLNIRNFKRAKEIALKALSMDPKYVDALWILTYASFMEKDFPGAIKWGERFLETLSYYNQQMRVGFKDHLLYKAYLVYSIGKQVHALLFMALAALKLGDKSRARRYFDAVVSADRSEKTYAKVMHHLVASDAEGEVDVEIIDHYVNKALKDFPQDEGFWHIKMAVEDARGNLKGVIDCLKKLAAISGKELWRAKLAEYYLAHKEPRKAIALLQELWLERKIPAYACNLGVAYHQLGDLQKAENWYREALAEDPFHEETLFNLGQMLFETGNLDEAQKMFEKLIEIEPNNEEALLFASLISAQKGNLEECLRWLDKSLEAQDFKAHVELNSLEELAAFLVGLKRNYQDQGKKGCARLALEIAREVYPDPVFIEDLIQNGRRVSVERVLNLIQRGINLGIQYQPEFLSQIETWAKNKVACGTH from the coding sequence ATGGCCGGAAAAGGACAGTCTAAACCCCGGGTTTCTCTATGCATGATCGTCAAAGACGAAGAAGAGAATCTTCCTCGCTGTCTGGAAAGCGTCAAAAATGTGGTCGATGAGATAGTCATTGTTGACACTGGCTCCCAAGACCGAACCCCCGAAATTGCCAAAAGCTATGGAGCGCGAGTCTTTTTTCATCCCTGGCAGAATGACTTCAGTCTCCACAGAAACCAGTCCATCTCCTACGCCACCGGAGATTGGATCCTCATCATGGATGCCGACGAAGAACTCGATGCCCTTTCAGCCCGTCGGTTCCGAAAGACGCTAGCCTCTATTCCCAAGGGGATCAAAAGTCTTCGCTTCACCGTGGTAGACAAAAGTCGCAGTGGTGAGCTCCGGATGGCCATGAAATCTGTACGGATGTTTACGAATGACGGAACTTTTCATTATGAAGGCTTCGTTCATAACCAATTAGTAGGCGATGGACCCACTGCCGATGTCGATTTAACCATCTATCATTATGGGTATGATCTTGATGAGGCGGGCTTAGAGAAAAAATTCCAGCGCACCGCCGGTCTGCTTCACAAGCAGTTAGAAGAGGAGCCGGATAATCTCTTTACCCTCTTTAATTTAGTAAACATCTACAATATGTGCCGCCGGCCAGCCGGGGCTACCGAATACGGTGAACGGCTCATCGAACTCCTAGAAAAGAAAAAGAAGTTTCCCCCTGTTTATATAAACGCCTTTTACGCCACGGCAGCGGCCTATCTTAACATTCGCAACTTTAAAAGGGCCAAGGAGATCGCCCTTAAAGCCCTTTCTATGGATCCTAAATATGTGGATGCCCTCTGGATTCTGACCTATGCCAGCTTCATGGAAAAAGACTTTCCAGGGGCCATCAAGTGGGGAGAAAGATTCCTGGAGACTCTTTCCTACTACAACCAACAAATGAGAGTGGGGTTTAAAGACCACCTTCTCTACAAGGCCTATCTGGTTTACTCCATCGGCAAGCAAGTACACGCTCTGCTTTTTATGGCCCTAGCGGCCCTAAAACTTGGGGATAAGTCCCGAGCTCGCCGCTATTTCGATGCTGTGGTCTCTGCGGACCGAAGCGAAAAGACCTATGCCAAAGTAATGCACCATCTGGTGGCCAGTGATGCCGAAGGGGAAGTGGATGTAGAGATAATTGATCACTATGTAAACAAAGCCCTAAAAGACTTTCCCCAAGATGAAGGGTTCTGGCACATCAAAATGGCCGTAGAAGATGCCCGAGGGAACCTAAAGGGGGTAATTGACTGTCTAAAAAAACTAGCCGCTATCTCCGGGAAGGAACTATGGCGGGCCAAGTTAGCTGAATATTATCTGGCCCACAAAGAGCCCCGTAAGGCCATCGCTCTTCTGCAAGAACTCTGGTTGGAGAGAAAGATCCCGGCCTACGCCTGTAACCTAGGGGTGGCTTATCATCAACTTGGAGACCTCCAAAAGGCTGAAAACTGGTATCGAGAGGCCCTTGCTGAAGACCCATTCCACGAAGAGACCCTCTTTAATTTAGGCCAGATGTTATTTGAGACCGGGAATCTAGATGAAGCTCAGAAGATGTTTGAAAAACTCATCGAAATCGAACCCAATAATGAAGAGGCCCTGCTATTTGCTTCCCTTATCTCAGCCCAGAAAGGAAATCTTGAAGAGTGTCTTCGGTGGCTGGATAAAAGCCTAGAGGCCCAAGACTTTAAGGCTCATGTAGAGCTTAACTCCCTTGAAGAACTGGCTGCCTTCCTGGTGGGGCTTAAGAGAAACTATCAGGATCAGGGCAAAAAGGGATGTGCTAGGTTGGCCTTAGAGATCGCCCGCGAAGTATATCCGGATCCGGTCTTTATTGAAGATCTTATCCAAAACGGTCGTCGAGTCTCGGTGGAAAGAGTCCTTAACCTTATCCAAAGAGGGATTAACCTTGGTATCCAATATCAACCAGAATTTCTCTCCCAGATAGAGACTTGGGCCAAGAATAAGGTTGCCTGTGGAACCCACTAA
- a CDS encoding flagellin — protein MPIVVNTNIASLNAQRNLTKTQSLLQRSLQRLSSGLRINSAKDDAAGLAISTRMTAQIRGLNQAIRNANNGISMLQTAEGALDEVTNMLQRIRELAVQAANDDATDEDRASLQLEVKQRIEEINRIANTTSFSGIKLLDGSLTKAEFQVGANSRETIEAKFSAVQAYKLGATGGTQTGEFGLVSVTNSGPGIGKPANAGSLAALEDGDLVINGYEIRGTRASDDPYSTTDHAASAIALAAAINDYAEKTGVRAVVNQAEVSFGITAGTDNLEAGDLVINGVNVGAVTVNASAVTVAQNLVEAINEISDSTGVMAEYAATGNTTAPYKITLKSIDGRNIEIEATLGAGEDVFTTDSGLSNVYNLDNGDNFVIRGSVTLRSQKDIVISGPGPNIAGFAEGTYEADTAFTNTEFTSSTFGIDNGDITIKVGDVGYTLTSTSTSDAYWNIDEDSSTSEVFLTAAYTTSSGDSSDAWSAVAIARKINNTEGLKDVVKATAYTKVDLGRVNAVDASSSDSIIFEINGVTVKIEADIEADDSTGVLVGAINNAIQQAVSSGTYRLAGIRAYMEEQSDGTSHLIIEAKYGQNIRLKFNGTASDGSTSLDTNNVDLFTHDGVDTTDSSVGYYYFKGTVALESLTGDPISIGGEDATVGGFDEADFGTVQSIDISTKAGAQKAIDIIDEALQQISDIRSQFGAVMNRLESTVSNLANVSENLSAARSRILDADFAAETAELTRAQILQQAGTAMLAQANMLPQAALSLLQG, from the coding sequence ATGCCTATCGTTGTCAACACTAACATCGCCTCACTAAACGCTCAGCGTAATCTCACCAAGACCCAGAGTTTGCTTCAGCGTTCACTTCAGAGGCTCTCTTCAGGCCTGAGGATCAACAGCGCCAAGGATGATGCCGCTGGGCTGGCCATCAGCACCAGGATGACCGCTCAGATCCGGGGTCTTAACCAAGCCATCCGTAACGCCAACAATGGTATTTCCATGCTTCAGACGGCTGAAGGGGCCCTGGATGAGGTCACTAACATGCTCCAGCGTATCCGGGAGCTGGCTGTCCAGGCAGCCAACGATGATGCCACCGACGAGGATCGAGCTTCGCTCCAGCTCGAGGTCAAACAGAGGATTGAAGAGATCAACCGAATTGCCAACACCACCAGTTTCTCGGGGATTAAACTCCTCGATGGTAGCCTGACAAAGGCCGAGTTCCAGGTTGGGGCTAACTCCAGGGAGACTATCGAGGCCAAGTTCTCCGCTGTCCAGGCCTACAAGCTTGGAGCCACCGGCGGCACCCAGACTGGTGAGTTTGGTCTGGTAAGTGTAACCAACTCCGGACCTGGAATAGGCAAACCGGCCAACGCTGGAAGCCTCGCCGCCCTTGAGGATGGGGATCTGGTTATCAATGGTTATGAGATTCGGGGCACCCGGGCCTCTGACGACCCCTACTCCACCACCGACCATGCGGCCAGCGCTATCGCTCTGGCAGCGGCCATCAACGATTATGCGGAGAAAACCGGTGTCCGGGCGGTGGTCAACCAGGCCGAGGTCAGTTTCGGTATCACCGCCGGAACAGATAACCTTGAGGCCGGCGACCTGGTGATCAACGGGGTCAATGTAGGGGCGGTAACAGTAAATGCTTCAGCTGTCACCGTCGCCCAGAATCTGGTTGAGGCCATAAATGAAATCAGTGACTCCACCGGCGTTATGGCCGAGTACGCTGCCACCGGTAACACCACGGCTCCTTATAAGATCACCCTTAAGTCCATCGATGGCCGCAACATCGAAATCGAGGCCACTCTTGGGGCTGGAGAAGATGTCTTCACCACTGATAGCGGGCTCTCCAACGTCTATAACCTCGACAATGGAGATAATTTTGTCATCCGGGGTTCGGTAACCCTGCGCTCCCAAAAAGACATTGTCATCTCCGGACCAGGTCCTAACATCGCCGGGTTTGCTGAAGGAACTTACGAGGCAGATACGGCCTTCACCAACACCGAATTCACTTCTTCTACCTTCGGCATTGATAACGGTGATATCACCATCAAAGTAGGTGACGTGGGTTACACCCTTACCAGCACCTCTACCAGCGATGCCTACTGGAACATTGACGAGGACTCCTCCACTAGCGAGGTGTTCCTCACGGCTGCCTACACCACCAGCTCTGGCGACTCCTCCGATGCCTGGTCGGCAGTGGCTATCGCCCGAAAGATCAACAACACCGAGGGTCTTAAAGACGTGGTCAAGGCTACAGCCTATACCAAGGTTGATCTGGGTCGGGTGAATGCCGTTGATGCCAGCAGCTCCGACTCCATTATCTTTGAGATAAACGGTGTCACGGTAAAAATCGAGGCCGATATCGAGGCTGATGACTCCACCGGCGTGCTGGTTGGAGCCATTAACAACGCTATCCAGCAGGCCGTCTCCAGTGGAACCTATCGTCTGGCGGGTATCAGGGCCTATATGGAGGAGCAGAGTGATGGTACCAGCCATTTGATCATTGAGGCCAAATATGGTCAGAATATCCGGCTCAAGTTTAATGGTACGGCCTCAGATGGTAGCACCAGCCTTGATACCAATAACGTCGATCTTTTCACCCATGATGGTGTCGACACCACCGACTCTTCAGTGGGTTACTATTACTTCAAGGGAACGGTAGCCCTTGAGAGTCTCACCGGCGATCCCATCAGTATCGGTGGTGAAGATGCCACCGTGGGCGGCTTTGATGAAGCCGACTTTGGCACCGTCCAGAGTATCGATATCTCCACCAAGGCCGGGGCCCAGAAGGCCATTGATATTATCGACGAGGCCCTCCAACAGATAAGTGACATCCGAAGCCAGTTTGGTGCGGTGATGAATCGTCTTGAATCCACCGTTTCCAATCTGGCCAACGTCTCTGAAAACCTCTCAGCGGCCAGAAGCCGGATCCTGGATGCCGACTTCGCTGCCGAGACGGCCGAGCTCACCCGGGCTCAGATCCTGCAGCAGGCAGGAACAGCCATGTTGGCCCAGGCCAACATGCTGCCGCAGGCGGCCCTCTCCCTCCTCCAGGGATAA